One genomic region from Bactrocera tryoni isolate S06 chromosome 3, CSIRO_BtryS06_freeze2, whole genome shotgun sequence encodes:
- the LOC120771663 gene encoding protein N-terminal asparagine amidohydrolase: protein MVLVLNGVLQDDCPMDTNSLFLQHPVYRDYAQQLLSIPRKSVGPVGLLYVGQREMAAAAPHDKNINIIGADDATTCIIVVVRHSGSGAVALAHFDGNGIDEAVCTMVARVQELALGYPEGRIELQLIGGYRDPQGYGEEVFYSIMQSFHKHHLEIDLTQACVGELNTILRGDINYPIIYGVGVNIKTGEIFPATFLDRGPDRQLRDARNFMGAQSVLDIYDSSLGMLRIGPFNYDPLRGADLWLSQTDEFLLQHLSTSPDVEPPHFTMQIRATIKFIQDNQFPAITVFRDNRPRYYRRDESTGCWTLVND from the exons ATGGTGTTGGTATTGAACGGTGTCTTACAGGACGATTGTCCAATGGACACAAACAGTCTCTTCCTACAGCATCCGGTTTACAGAGATTATGCGCAGCAACTGCTCTCCATACCAAGAAAATCGGTGGGCCCAGTTGGTCTGCTCTACGTGGGCCAACGTGAAATGGCCGCTGCAGCGCCGCACGACAAGAACATCAACATTATCGGCGCCGACGATGCCACAACCTGCATTATTGTTGTGGTCAGGCATTCAg GTTCAGGCGCTGTGGCTTTGGCGCACTTCGATGGCAACGGCATAGACGAGGCTGTCTGCACAATGGTTGCACGCGTCCAAGAGTTGGCCTTAGGTTATCCAGAGGGACGTATTGAGTTGCAATTAATTGGTGGCTACCGAGATCCACAAGGATACGGCGAGGAGGTTTTCTACAGCATAATGC AATCATTCCATAAGCATCATCTCGAAATCGACTTGACTCAAGCCTGCGTCGGTGAGCTAAACACTATACTGCGTGGCGATATCAACTACCCAATCATTTACGGCGTTGGTGTTAACATAAAAACCGGTGAAATATTCCCAGCAACTTTTCTAGATCGAGGACCGGACAGACAATTGCGTGATGCTCGCAACTTCATGGGTGCACAATcg GTCTTGGACATTTACGACTCCTCCTTGGGCATGTTGCGTATCGGTCCCTTCAATTATGATCCATTGCGCGGCGCTGATTTATGGCTATCACAGACAGATGAATTCCTCTTGCAACACTTATCGACGAGTCCGGACGTTGAGCCGCCACACTTCACAATGCAG ATACGCGCAACAATAAAATTCATACAGGATAATCAATTCCCCGCAATCACCGTGTTTCGGGACAATCGGCCACGCTACTATCGGCGCGACGAGTCTACGGGCTGCTGGACTTTG GTTAATGATTGA